In Microthrixaceae bacterium, the sequence GAGAGAGCCCGATTCAAGACGTCGCCGCCGAGTTCGGGTTCGGCGCCAAGACCGGAATCCAGGTGACCACCGAGGCGACGGGGCGGATCGGCACACCTGCCTGGTTGCGCGACGCCTACGACGCGAACCCGGGGGCCTTCGACCACCGGGACTGGACGGTGGGTGACAACGTCAATGCCTCGATCGGGCAGGGCATGACCGACGTGACCGCCATCCAGTTGGCGAATGCGTATGCTGCGTTCGCGAACGGCGGCACCCTGTTTCAGCCACAGATCGTCCTACAGGTGACCCATCCGATGTCGATGGCGCGCACCCCGGCGGACCTCGAAAACATCACGACCGTGCTCAGTTGGGACCCAAGAACCCTGCGGAGCGAACGAATCGCCTTCAACGAGGTCGACTACCAGGCGATGTACCGGGGGTTCATCGGCGTGACCCAGAGCGGTTCGGGCACGGCGAGAAAGTCATGGCAGACCTTCACCCCGGATTTCTCCGTCGCCGGCAAGACCGGTACCGCTCAGGTTCACCGCAAGGCTGACACCTCGCTGTTCGTCGGCTGGGGACCCGCCGATCCGACCGGTGCGGTGCCGGCGGCCTACGTGATCGCATCGATCATCCCCGAAGGCGGCTTTGGCGACGTGGCCTCGGGCGCGTTGACCATGAAGGTGTTCCGCACCTTGTCGCGCATGGAATGGCCCGTCGCATCGTTTACCCCGACCAGGTCGGCCGCGGCGGGTCCGACCACCAATATTCCGGAATCGGTGTCGACGACCACGACCACGATCCCGATCGCCGGATCCGAACCACCGCTCGGATCGACCGGCGAGGCGATGCCGACCGAATCGAGCGTGCCGGCAACCGATGGTGAATCTCCCGAGGTCGCCCCGGCCGGTGCCGCGGAGGCGCAGACCCCGTGATCACCTCGCGTCCTGCGCCGACCGCGGTGAAGAGCCGCGACATGAATGCCGCATGGCGTCATGTCGATCTCATCATGTGCGTGCTCGTCGGGCTCACCTGCCTGGTGGGAACGCTGATGGTCTACAGCGCGACCCGGACCAAGCCGGCGCTCAGCGGCTACGTGGACAAACACATCATGTTCATCGTGATCGGCATCGGCGTCGCGGCGCTCGTCGCTTCGTTCAACTACGAGCGGCTACGGGCGCTGTCGCCGATGATGTACCTGGTCGTGGTGGCGATGTTGGTGGCGGTGTGGAGGTTCGCCCGGCCGATCAAAGGTATTCGAGCCTGGTTCGAGCTCGGCCCGATTCAGATTCAGCCCGCCGAGCTTGCGAAGTTCGTCGTCATCGTGTTGGTGGCTACGTACCTCGGCAGCATCGACGGCCAGCTGAAACTGAGGCACCTGATCACCTCGCTGGTGATGTTCGCGATTCCGATGGGCCTCATCATGTTGCAGCCCGACCTGGGAACCAACCTGGTGTTCGTGATGATCGCCGCAGGCATGCTGGTGTGCGCCGGGTTTCCGCTGCGCTACATCGTGACCCTGGTGCTGGTGGTGGTCGTCGGGGTGGTGGCGATCCTCAATTCCGACACCCTGGAGGACTATCAACGCGATCGCCTGACGTCGTTCGCGAGCGCGGACAGCGACAGCTACAACACCCGCCAGAGCCAGACCGCGATCAGCCTCGGCGGCCTCGCCGGCGCCGGGTACCTGCAAGGTGAATACACCAAGGGCGGTTCGGTCCCCGAACAGCAGACCGACTTCATCTTCACCGTGTCCGGCGAGGAGTTCGGGTTTCTCGGATCGAGCGTGCTGCTGCTGTTGCTCGCCGGGATCATCTGGAGGGTGTGGCGCACCGCTCAGGTCGCCCGAGACCGCGTGGGTTCGCTGATGTGTATCGGCGTGTTGTGCCTGTTCATGTTCCATGTGTTCGAAAACGTCGGGATGAGTCTGGGCATCATGCCGGTGACCGGCATTCCGCTTCCGTTCGTTTCCTACGGCGGTTCGGCGATGATCACCGCGTTCGCCTGCGTCGGTCTCGTGCAGAACGTGCACATGCGTCGATACCACTGAGCGCACCGTTGTCGGACGCTGGTGGAGCGGCG encodes:
- the rodA gene encoding rod shape-determining protein RodA yields the protein MITSRPAPTAVKSRDMNAAWRHVDLIMCVLVGLTCLVGTLMVYSATRTKPALSGYVDKHIMFIVIGIGVAALVASFNYERLRALSPMMYLVVVAMLVAVWRFARPIKGIRAWFELGPIQIQPAELAKFVVIVLVATYLGSIDGQLKLRHLITSLVMFAIPMGLIMLQPDLGTNLVFVMIAAGMLVCAGFPLRYIVTLVLVVVVGVVAILNSDTLEDYQRDRLTSFASADSDSYNTRQSQTAISLGGLAGAGYLQGEYTKGGSVPEQQTDFIFTVSGEEFGFLGSSVLLLLLAGIIWRVWRTAQVARDRVGSLMCIGVLCLFMFHVFENVGMSLGIMPVTGIPLPFVSYGGSAMITAFACVGLVQNVHMRRYH